The Arachis hypogaea cultivar Tifrunner chromosome 19, arahy.Tifrunner.gnm2.J5K5, whole genome shotgun sequence genome has a window encoding:
- the LOC112775847 gene encoding triacylglycerol lipase 2-like: MANIVTSLLLVLLIRITPVHGRKPLQENNELPASSSIAAADTGICKIMVEKNGYTCEEHKVTTEDGYILSLQRMPKARSGKAANKPPVFLQHGLFVDGIIWLYNNPKESLGYILADNGYDVWIANSRGSRYSKGHTSLAPDETAYWDWSWDQLLSYDLPASVGYVFKHTGQKMHYVGHSLGTLIGLGAFSENQLLNMLRSAALLSPIAHLNHITSPPSKIAGDLFMADKAYWLGICKIVPNEAIASKLLKKICKALKPRDCSNMLDLFTGPNCCINGSRLELIATYEPQASSTKNLIHLSQNIRTGKITKYNYGHREENIQHYGQPNPPPYDMASIPKEFPLFFGYGGTDMLADVTDVQILLSELKDHDRNKLVQVFIKDYAHGDFVMAVNAHKLVYDPLMSFFAAN; encoded by the exons ATGGCCAATATTGTTACTAGTTTGCTTCTGGTATTATTGATTCGCATTACACCAGTGCATGGGAGAAAACCACTGCAAGAAAATAATGAATTGCCAGCATCGTCGTCTATTGCTGCAGCAGATACCGGTATTTGCAAAATAATGGTAGAGAAAAACGGTTACACTTGTGAAGAACACAAG GTTACGACAGAAGATGGTTACATCCTTAGTCTGCAGAGGATGCCGAAGGCGCGATCCGGTAAGGCAGCAAACAAGCCACCAGTTTTCTTGCAACATGGACTCTTTGTG GATGGTATAATATGGTTGTACAACAATCCAAAAGAATCATTGGGATATATCTTAGCGGACAACGGCTATGATGTGTGGATTGCCAATTCTCGTGGGTCAAGATATAGCAAAGGCCATACATCACTTGCTCCTGATGAaacg GCATATTGGGATTGGTCATGGGATCAGTTACTGAGTTACGATCTTCCTGCTTCAGTTGGATATGTATTCAAACATACCGGTCAAAAAATGCACTACGTGGGTCATTCCTTG GGTACTTTAATAGGTTTAGGTGCATTCTCCGAAAATCAACTATTGAATATGTTGAGATCAGCGGCATTACTTAGTCCAATTGCTCATTTGAATCATATTACTTCACCACCATCAAAGATTGCTGGTGACCTTTTCATGGCAGAT AAAGCTTACTGGTTAGGCATTTGCAAAATCGTTCCCAACGA GGCAATTGCATCCAAACTTTTGAAGAAAATTTGCAAAGCACTAAAACCGAGGGACTGTTCAAATATGTTAGATCTTTTTACAG GTCCCAATTGCTGCATAAATGGTTCAAGACTGGAATTAATTGCTACTTATGAACCACAAGCATCATCAACGAAGAATTTGATACATCTATCACAAA ATATAAGAACAGGGAAAATTACAAAGTATAACTATGGACATCGAGAAGAAAATATACAACACTATGGACAACCTAATCCTCCTCCTTATGATATGGCTAGCATTCCAAAAGAATTCCCACTTTTCTTTGGTTATGGAGGGACAGACATGTTAGCTGATGTAACGGATGTCCAAATTTTGCTGTCGGAGCTCAAAGATCATGACAGGAATAAGCTCGTGCAGGTGTTTATCAAAGACTATGCTCATGGTGATTTTGTTATGGCTGTCAATGCTCACAAACTTGTTTATGATCCCCTTATGTCTTTCTTCGCTGCTAATTGA
- the LOC112777128 gene encoding uncharacterized protein isoform X1 encodes MDEAEANTAVQALPEMMSANVEALLEAARYDDMDDVVILASNGVPLDSKDEQGRTALHMAAANGHIEIVEYLIGQGVDLNVANEEKNTPLHWACLNGHVEVVKKLIMAGANVGVLNSHERTPMDEAVTRGKLEVMDAINEAVALVELRCAMVSTQEPSS; translated from the exons ATGGATGAGGCAGAGGCAAATACAGCAGTGCAAGCACTGCCTGAAATGATGTCAGCGAATGTGGAAGCCTTGCTTGAG GCCGCGAGGTATGATGACATGGATGATGTTGTGATCTTAGCATCTAATGGTGTTCCTCTTGATTCCAAGGATGAACAGGGTAGGACAG CTCTTCATATGGCTGCTGCTAATGGGCATATTGAAATTGTGGAGTACTTAATTGGTCAAGGTGTG GATCTTAATGTTGCAAACGAGGAAAAGAATACACCTCTTCACTGGGCTTGTCTCAATGGACATGTTGAG GTTGTGAAAAAGTTAATCATGGCTGGAGCTAATGTTGGTGTTTTGAACAG TCATGAGAGGACTCCAATGGATGAAGCTGTTACTAGAGGCAAACTAGAAGTGATGGATGCAATTAATGAAGCAGTCGCACTAGTTGAACTTCGTTGCGCAATGGTTTCTACACAAGAACCTTCAAGTTAA
- the LOC112777128 gene encoding uncharacterized protein isoform X2: MDEAEANTAVQALPEMMSANVEALLEAARYDDMDDVVILASNGVPLDSKDEQALHMAAANGHIEIVEYLIGQGVDLNVANEEKNTPLHWACLNGHVEVVKKLIMAGANVGVLNSHERTPMDEAVTRGKLEVMDAINEAVALVELRCAMVSTQEPSS, encoded by the exons ATGGATGAGGCAGAGGCAAATACAGCAGTGCAAGCACTGCCTGAAATGATGTCAGCGAATGTGGAAGCCTTGCTTGAG GCCGCGAGGTATGATGACATGGATGATGTTGTGATCTTAGCATCTAATGGTGTTCCTCTTGATTCCAAGGATGAACAGG CTCTTCATATGGCTGCTGCTAATGGGCATATTGAAATTGTGGAGTACTTAATTGGTCAAGGTGTG GATCTTAATGTTGCAAACGAGGAAAAGAATACACCTCTTCACTGGGCTTGTCTCAATGGACATGTTGAG GTTGTGAAAAAGTTAATCATGGCTGGAGCTAATGTTGGTGTTTTGAACAG TCATGAGAGGACTCCAATGGATGAAGCTGTTACTAGAGGCAAACTAGAAGTGATGGATGCAATTAATGAAGCAGTCGCACTAGTTGAACTTCGTTGCGCAATGGTTTCTACACAAGAACCTTCAAGTTAA